Proteins from a single region of Fibrobacter sp. UWH6:
- a CDS encoding alginate lyase family protein yields the protein MVADENAHLMYPIFESAVDIYKPIDWHRDLSSGRSFPETFAHKINIRSDEFGSAKHVWEVNRMLFLTCIAKLFKESGNRDLLDLFVYHVSSWMDSNPYLRGVNWYSNIEVNIRLINWAYCWKLLDAENLCKSDENFGRFVREVWLPLVNQHIEFSRKHPSLYSSANNHLVAEYAGLFIASCCWDFPKREKYRAYAKAGLEREILLQNVSDGVNREEAAEYIQFIDDFFLLASVMGDEAGCPLSSSYKDRLHQMARYLNAMLDVNYNYPMYGDGDDGFLLRPDAGGHFNNFRSLLTSFATYFADASLKRSDLSWDDKNQLIFDNQGKAAFDALNADGDNPDKNVFLTESGHYIFRKMAGGRETFLHFDAAPLGFLSIAAHGHADALSIILHVDGFPVVVDSGTFTYHTHKVWRKYFMGTVAHNTVRVDFMDQATQAGPTMWLNHFKCRALQVENDSVVATHSGYDKLGVCHSRKVEFLRDQEEFIITDSLKSDGSHDAEIPFHLSPCAQVVETSKGVFVISVAGARQVQITTDPSLEYRIVSGEESPVMGWYSEHFGEKVPCKVLYAQKKCSGNSSFETKIKVLS from the coding sequence TTGGTTGCTGATGAAAATGCTCACTTGATGTATCCTATCTTTGAATCGGCTGTTGATATTTATAAGCCGATAGACTGGCATCGTGATCTTTCGTCGGGAAGATCGTTCCCTGAAACGTTTGCCCATAAGATTAATATTCGTTCCGATGAATTTGGCAGCGCCAAGCATGTGTGGGAAGTTAACCGCATGCTGTTCCTGACGTGTATTGCAAAACTTTTTAAGGAATCGGGAAATCGTGATTTACTAGATCTATTTGTCTATCATGTTTCATCGTGGATGGATTCGAATCCCTATTTGCGGGGGGTAAACTGGTACAGCAATATCGAGGTAAACATCCGTCTAATTAACTGGGCGTATTGCTGGAAGTTGTTGGATGCTGAAAATCTTTGTAAGTCTGACGAAAACTTCGGACGATTTGTCCGTGAAGTATGGCTTCCCCTCGTGAACCAGCATATTGAATTTTCAAGGAAGCATCCGTCGCTGTATTCGTCTGCGAATAATCACCTTGTTGCAGAATATGCTGGCCTCTTTATTGCGTCATGTTGCTGGGATTTTCCAAAACGTGAAAAATATCGTGCTTATGCCAAGGCAGGACTTGAAAGAGAAATTCTCTTGCAGAATGTGTCCGATGGCGTAAATCGAGAAGAGGCTGCCGAGTACATCCAATTTATTGATGACTTCTTTTTGCTTGCCTCCGTGATGGGAGATGAGGCGGGGTGTCCGTTGTCGTCGTCGTATAAGGACCGCCTTCATCAGATGGCTCGTTACTTGAATGCCATGCTGGATGTGAACTACAATTATCCCATGTATGGAGATGGGGATGATGGATTCCTGTTGCGTCCTGATGCTGGTGGTCATTTCAATAACTTTAGATCGCTGCTGACATCTTTTGCAACCTATTTTGCTGATGCTTCCCTAAAACGTTCCGACTTGAGCTGGGATGATAAGAACCAATTGATTTTTGACAATCAGGGAAAGGCTGCTTTTGACGCTTTGAACGCCGACGGCGATAATCCTGACAAGAATGTGTTCCTGACAGAAAGCGGTCATTACATTTTTAGAAAGATGGCTGGAGGAAGGGAAACATTTCTCCATTTTGATGCGGCTCCTTTGGGCTTCTTGAGTATCGCTGCACATGGTCATGCCGATGCATTGAGCATTATCTTGCATGTGGACGGTTTCCCTGTTGTTGTGGATTCGGGTACGTTTACTTATCATACTCACAAGGTTTGGCGTAAATACTTTATGGGAACTGTTGCCCATAATACAGTCCGCGTTGATTTTATGGATCAGGCCACTCAGGCCGGACCTACCATGTGGTTGAATCATTTTAAGTGCAGAGCCTTGCAGGTTGAAAATGATTCTGTTGTTGCAACCCACAGTGGTTATGATAAGCTTGGCGTCTGTCATTCTCGAAAGGTCGAATTCTTGCGGGACCAGGAAGAATTTATAATCACGGACTCTTTAAAGTCTGACGGATCTCATGATGCGGAAATACCCTTCCATTTAAGTCCTTGTGCGCAGGTGGTTGAAACTTCCAAGGGTGTCTTTGTAATCTCTGTTGCCGGGGCTCGTCAGGTGCAAATCACTACGGATCCGTCGCTGGAATATCGTATTGTGTCTGGCGAAGAATCTCCTGTGATGGGGTGGTATTCTGAACACTTTGGGGAAAAGGTCCCTTGCAAGGTGCTGTACGCACAAAAGAAGTGTTCTGGAAATTCAAGTTTTGAAACGAAGATTAAGGTGCTTTCATGA
- a CDS encoding CotH kinase family protein — protein sequence MLLTAFILSSISNCATFASDEEDSSEEQRLQDRAHISISEIQIQNLDFKDDAGQLPSWIELYNSKDSTVSLKNVYLTDNIAEPDKWKFSSEEIPAKSYKIVFCDQKDSNFHTNWNLGKKGGSIYLLNSKFDVLDSVTYPQLTNGISYGKNNDGIWGYFSKATPENANVDSNWYSEIAKTINLNTKSGFYKDPFILQAPTPSDKETIRCTQDGSVPSKNSPIFSKSLLIEKNTILRCAGFKNGALTINTTTRSYFVGEKIKMPVISVSVDPIFFKESYYYDNHSCSDPNADAGYLNETEYPVHVEYFAKGSSSKKVSFEIDAGISIAGGCTRYYPKKSVNIKMRKVYQDGKLTYTLFDTRPNNNKFKSFRLRNLGNRFYKDYVGDAAFTSLLEGTTIDYQRSHPVVVFYNGEYYGIHNIREILNADYIETNYGINSKTVTVVEHHRENFSGKSIKKYVDFIRYIANSDFSRQDEYDTLQTKLDIINFTNYMAFEIYSLNDDWPTNNVRAWKSDSTRWKYMAFDIDHGFNLDSYEWQKSNQNIFDWIRDRSTPWSFAKVYTQLIQNDDFKRAFINHSAILFSHYLTAEKVSNAVKTILAQIDSDEMDRDMERFPRSVSKDGEDIIKWAVERDKSVIEDYRKEFNLGKTTPISFEAKGAGYITIDGMRLPENHSKTFSGTFFRGNKLLIEAIPESGHNFTQWDDGVTENPRLVSPEKKSSYTANFK from the coding sequence ATGCTATTGACGGCATTTATTCTTTCATCGATATCCAACTGTGCAACATTTGCCTCAGACGAGGAAGACTCCTCCGAGGAACAGCGTTTACAGGATCGGGCTCACATTTCCATATCAGAAATTCAAATTCAAAATTTAGATTTTAAAGACGATGCAGGTCAATTACCTAGTTGGATCGAACTATACAACTCAAAAGATTCAACCGTCAGCCTCAAAAACGTCTACTTGACAGATAACATAGCGGAACCCGACAAATGGAAATTTTCCAGCGAGGAAATTCCAGCCAAATCATACAAAATCGTCTTCTGCGATCAAAAAGATTCAAATTTTCATACAAACTGGAATCTAGGCAAAAAGGGCGGCAGTATATATCTGCTAAATTCCAAATTTGACGTATTGGATTCAGTCACCTACCCTCAGTTGACAAACGGAATCAGTTACGGGAAAAACAATGACGGGATCTGGGGATACTTCTCAAAAGCCACCCCAGAAAACGCAAACGTAGATTCAAACTGGTATTCGGAAATAGCCAAAACCATAAATCTAAATACAAAATCCGGATTCTACAAAGATCCTTTTATCCTGCAGGCACCGACGCCATCCGACAAGGAAACCATCCGCTGCACACAGGACGGATCTGTACCCAGCAAAAATTCCCCCATTTTCAGTAAGAGTCTCCTCATCGAAAAAAACACCATCTTGCGTTGCGCCGGTTTTAAAAACGGAGCACTTACCATAAACACGACAACCAGATCCTACTTTGTCGGCGAAAAAATAAAGATGCCTGTAATCTCCGTTAGCGTAGACCCCATCTTTTTCAAGGAATCCTACTATTACGACAATCACTCATGTTCTGACCCCAACGCGGATGCCGGATATCTCAATGAAACGGAATACCCCGTCCACGTCGAATATTTCGCAAAAGGAAGTTCATCCAAGAAAGTCAGTTTTGAAATTGATGCAGGAATTTCCATTGCAGGAGGCTGCACCCGATACTACCCAAAGAAATCCGTCAACATCAAAATGAGAAAAGTCTATCAAGACGGCAAACTCACCTACACGCTTTTCGACACTCGCCCCAACAACAATAAATTCAAATCTTTCCGTCTTAGAAATCTCGGCAATCGATTCTACAAGGATTATGTAGGAGACGCCGCATTCACAAGCCTTCTGGAAGGGACAACCATAGATTACCAGCGTTCACACCCCGTAGTAGTTTTCTATAACGGCGAATACTACGGAATCCACAACATACGCGAAATATTAAACGCTGATTATATAGAGACCAACTACGGAATCAACTCAAAAACCGTAACCGTCGTAGAACATCACCGCGAAAATTTCAGCGGAAAATCAATTAAAAAATACGTTGATTTCATCAGGTACATCGCCAATTCCGATTTTTCAAGGCAAGACGAATACGACACCCTGCAAACAAAATTGGACATAATAAACTTTACGAACTACATGGCTTTTGAAATTTACAGCCTCAACGACGATTGGCCAACAAATAACGTTCGTGCCTGGAAATCAGATTCCACACGTTGGAAATACATGGCATTCGACATAGATCATGGTTTTAACCTTGATTCCTATGAATGGCAAAAAAGCAACCAGAACATATTCGACTGGATCCGAGACCGTTCAACCCCATGGTCATTTGCCAAGGTTTACACTCAACTCATTCAAAATGATGACTTCAAGAGAGCCTTCATCAATCATTCCGCCATTCTGTTTAGTCACTATCTAACCGCCGAAAAAGTTTCCAATGCAGTTAAGACGATTCTAGCCCAAATTGACTCCGACGAAATGGACCGTGACATGGAACGATTCCCTCGCTCCGTTTCTAAAGACGGCGAGGACATCATAAAATGGGCCGTAGAACGCGACAAATCCGTCATAGAAGATTACAGAAAAGAATTCAACCTAGGCAAGACCACACCTATTTCTTTCGAAGCCAAGGGAGCTGGCTACATAACCATCGACGGAATGCGGCTTCCAGAAAATCATTCAAAAACATTTAGTGGAACATTCTTTAGAGGAAACAAACTCCTAATAGAGGCCATCCCCGAAAGCGGACACAACTTTACCCAATGGGACGACGGCGTTACAGAAAATCCGCGCCTAGTTTCCCCAGAAAAGAAGTCTTCCTATACAGCAAACTTTAAATAA
- a CDS encoding glycosyltransferase family 4 protein — translation MSELCGKKVCIVVENLPVPFDRRVWQEATSLHDAGAEVTVICPQTKKYPLAYEELDGIKIYRHPLPEANRTLDYFKEYFCALFHEFRLLLKVFRKQGVQDVIHACNPPDLIFIAAFPFYALTRCKFLFDHHDINPELWIAKFGKKGLGYQAMLLVERLTYHFAKHAIVTNESYKEIAIRRGKKREEDVTVVRSGPNIQKLKVGPAKPEVKQGFKHLVGYIGVMGKQEGIDLLLQSVDYIVNKKGRKDIRFCIMGGGPSLEELRQMNQSMGLSDYVEFPGRVSDEYLADVLNTADVCVNPDLPSEMNDKSTMNKIMEYMAFGKPIVQFTLKEGKFSAQEASLYAENTSTEDFAEKILWLLENPEKAAEMGRFGRKRVESELSWEYERPKLIGAYKKLLKV, via the coding sequence ATGTCTGAGTTGTGCGGAAAGAAAGTCTGTATCGTTGTTGAAAACTTGCCGGTTCCTTTTGATAGGCGCGTCTGGCAGGAAGCAACGTCGCTTCATGATGCTGGTGCCGAAGTTACTGTGATTTGTCCCCAGACAAAGAAGTATCCCTTGGCGTACGAAGAACTTGACGGTATCAAGATTTATCGTCATCCGCTTCCTGAAGCAAACAGAACCTTGGATTATTTCAAGGAATATTTCTGTGCTCTCTTTCATGAATTTAGACTGCTCTTGAAGGTGTTCCGGAAGCAGGGCGTGCAGGATGTAATCCATGCCTGCAATCCTCCTGACTTGATTTTCATTGCGGCATTCCCGTTTTATGCATTGACCCGCTGCAAGTTCCTCTTTGATCATCATGACATCAATCCGGAACTGTGGATTGCCAAGTTCGGTAAGAAGGGCTTGGGTTACCAGGCTATGCTCCTGGTAGAACGTTTGACGTACCATTTTGCTAAACACGCTATCGTCACTAATGAATCCTACAAGGAAATTGCCATCCGTCGTGGTAAAAAGCGGGAAGAAGATGTGACGGTTGTCCGTAGCGGTCCCAATATCCAGAAGCTGAAAGTGGGCCCGGCCAAGCCTGAAGTGAAGCAGGGCTTTAAGCATCTCGTTGGTTATATTGGCGTTATGGGAAAGCAGGAAGGTATTGATCTGCTGCTCCAGTCTGTCGACTACATCGTAAATAAGAAAGGTCGCAAGGATATCCGTTTCTGCATTATGGGCGGCGGTCCTTCTCTTGAAGAACTCCGTCAGATGAATCAGTCCATGGGTCTTTCTGATTATGTGGAATTCCCGGGTCGCGTGTCGGACGAGTATCTGGCCGATGTGTTGAATACTGCGGATGTGTGTGTGAATCCGGACCTGCCCTCTGAAATGAACGACAAGTCTACCATGAATAAAATTATGGAGTACATGGCGTTTGGAAAGCCGATTGTGCAGTTCACCTTGAAGGAAGGTAAGTTCAGCGCTCAGGAAGCTTCTCTTTATGCAGAGAATACTAGCACGGAAGATTTTGCAGAAAAGATTCTCTGGTTGCTTGAAAATCCCGAAAAGGCTGCAGAAATGGGCCGCTTTGGCCGCAAGCGTGTCGAAAGCGAGTTAAGCTGGGAATATGAACGCCCGAAGCTTATCGGGGCCTATAAGAAGCTGCTGAAGGTTTAA
- a CDS encoding nucleotide sugar dehydrogenase, translated as MAAISVFGLGYVGCVGIACLAKLGNKMVGCDVDANKVSRVSKGLPTIVERDIDELMEEGFKAGLISATESVEEAVLNTDLSFLCVGTPNAPDGHLDVSYLITAAESIGSALKKKDSFHIVIIRSTVPPGTNAMISERIAEISGKQVNMDFAVVSNPEFLREGTAVKDFLNPPITVIGSQNEIAVKTLRTLYEPLGSEIAEVPEKVAEIIKFVNNSYHALKVTFGNEVGAICKSLGIDSHQVMNLFCKDTQLNISPYYFKPGFAYGGSCLPKDLKGLKFLAENNDVSVPVLDSIEKSNDAHIDRVVELVKNSGCKDVGVIGLTFKAGTDDLRNSASTRMVEALMKSGYNVRIFDRFLNLALEKETNLKDLNSRIPHLLPLLKGCTEDVVKCSSLVIVTVRNPDIPAMIRKYTNVRFFDLDRVKDSSVECLPNYEGFCW; from the coding sequence ATGGCAGCAATTAGTGTCTTTGGGCTTGGGTATGTGGGTTGCGTCGGCATTGCATGCTTGGCGAAACTGGGCAACAAGATGGTGGGCTGCGATGTTGATGCAAACAAGGTTTCCCGTGTTTCCAAGGGTCTTCCGACCATTGTCGAAAGAGACATTGATGAATTGATGGAAGAAGGCTTCAAGGCTGGGTTGATTTCTGCAACCGAGTCTGTCGAAGAGGCTGTCTTGAATACGGATTTGTCTTTCCTGTGCGTTGGAACTCCCAATGCACCTGATGGACATCTGGATGTTTCTTATCTGATAACCGCTGCAGAAAGTATTGGCTCTGCACTCAAGAAGAAGGACTCGTTCCATATTGTCATTATCCGTAGTACGGTTCCTCCTGGAACTAACGCTATGATTTCAGAACGTATCGCTGAAATTTCCGGCAAGCAGGTCAATATGGATTTTGCTGTTGTTTCCAATCCGGAATTTCTGCGTGAAGGGACTGCAGTAAAGGACTTCCTGAATCCTCCCATTACCGTTATTGGATCTCAGAACGAGATTGCGGTTAAGACCTTGCGTACCTTGTATGAACCTCTTGGCAGTGAAATTGCCGAAGTTCCCGAAAAGGTTGCTGAGATTATCAAGTTTGTCAATAACTCTTACCATGCCCTCAAGGTGACATTCGGTAACGAGGTTGGCGCAATTTGTAAGTCTCTGGGAATCGATAGCCATCAGGTGATGAACTTGTTCTGCAAGGATACTCAGCTGAATATCTCTCCGTACTATTTCAAGCCCGGTTTTGCCTATGGTGGCTCTTGCTTGCCTAAGGATCTTAAGGGTTTGAAGTTCCTTGCTGAAAATAATGATGTCAGTGTACCTGTCCTTGACTCCATTGAAAAGAGTAACGATGCTCACATCGATAGAGTTGTTGAACTGGTCAAGAATTCTGGATGCAAGGATGTGGGCGTTATTGGATTGACCTTTAAGGCCGGCACTGACGATTTGAGAAATTCTGCTTCTACTCGTATGGTCGAGGCTCTGATGAAGTCCGGTTACAATGTCCGTATCTTTGACAGATTCCTGAACCTGGCTCTGGAAAAAGAAACGAACCTTAAGGATTTGAATTCTCGAATTCCTCATTTGCTGCCCCTTTTGAAGGGCTGCACCGAGGATGTGGTGAAGTGCAGTTCCCTGGTGATTGTGACCGTGCGTAATCCCGATATTCCTGCGATGATCCGTAAGTACACGAACGTACGTTTCTTCGATCTGGACCGTGTGAAGGATTCTTCTGTAGAATGCTTGCCCAATTATGAGGGCTTCTGCTGGTAG
- a CDS encoding nucleotide sugar dehydrogenase, translating into MSFTTKILCIGAGYVGGPTMTVIADKCPDVKVTVVDINQARIDAWNSENLPIFEPGLDDVVKRARGRNLFFSTDIPAAIKEADIIFVSVNTPTKTFGHGAGKASDLQYWEKTARNILEIADEGKIIVEKSTLPVRTAAAMERILNSNDKGLHFEVLSNPEFLAEGTAIQDLFEPDRVLIGSHQTESGLAACQKLVDVYAHWVPRDRILTTNLWSSELTKLTANAFLAQRISSINSISALCERTGADVDEVAFVMGKDKRIGPKFLKASIGFGGSCFKKDILNLVYLCGYYGLPEVAAYWESVVKINEWQTHRVVDRMLETMFNTIAGKKIAVFGFAFKANTGDTRESPANLVVRDLLSEHALPVVTDPKAIPDAKRDLKDVLDQVEFNEDPYKAAEGAHAVVVCTEWKCFAELDWNRIYSSMAKPAFVFDGRNILDADALRKIGFEVTSIGKGKAE; encoded by the coding sequence ATGAGTTTTACTACAAAGATTCTTTGCATTGGTGCGGGCTACGTCGGTGGTCCCACCATGACCGTTATTGCCGACAAGTGTCCTGATGTAAAAGTTACTGTCGTTGATATTAACCAGGCCCGCATTGATGCCTGGAATAGCGAAAACCTCCCGATTTTTGAACCGGGACTGGATGACGTCGTTAAGCGTGCCCGTGGCCGTAATCTTTTCTTTAGTACCGATATTCCGGCTGCAATTAAGGAAGCGGACATCATCTTTGTGTCTGTGAATACTCCGACCAAGACGTTCGGTCATGGCGCCGGAAAGGCTTCTGACCTCCAGTACTGGGAAAAAACCGCTCGAAATATTCTTGAAATTGCCGATGAAGGCAAAATTATCGTGGAAAAGTCCACTTTGCCGGTTCGTACTGCCGCCGCAATGGAACGCATCCTGAATTCCAATGATAAGGGACTCCACTTCGAAGTTCTGTCTAATCCGGAATTCTTGGCTGAAGGTACCGCCATCCAGGATCTGTTTGAACCGGACCGTGTTCTTATCGGTAGTCACCAGACTGAATCCGGCTTGGCCGCTTGCCAGAAGCTGGTCGATGTCTATGCCCACTGGGTTCCCCGTGATCGCATCCTGACCACGAACCTGTGGAGCTCTGAACTGACAAAACTTACTGCAAACGCCTTCCTGGCTCAGCGTATTAGCTCCATCAACTCCATTAGCGCCCTGTGCGAACGTACCGGTGCCGACGTGGATGAAGTTGCCTTTGTCATGGGCAAGGACAAGCGTATCGGTCCTAAGTTCCTGAAGGCTTCTATCGGTTTCGGTGGCTCCTGCTTCAAGAAAGACATCTTGAACCTGGTTTACCTTTGCGGTTACTATGGACTGCCTGAAGTGGCTGCCTATTGGGAAAGCGTGGTAAAGATTAACGAATGGCAGACCCATCGCGTGGTGGACCGTATGCTGGAAACCATGTTCAACACCATCGCCGGAAAGAAGATTGCCGTCTTCGGTTTCGCCTTTAAGGCAAATACGGGTGATACTCGTGAAAGTCCCGCAAACCTGGTTGTTCGCGACCTCCTTTCTGAACATGCACTGCCGGTTGTAACTGATCCGAAGGCTATTCCCGATGCAAAGCGTGACCTGAAGGATGTACTGGATCAGGTTGAATTTAACGAAGATCCGTATAAGGCCGCCGAGGGCGCACATGCGGTGGTGGTCTGCACTGAATGGAAGTGCTTTGCTGAACTGGATTGGAACCGTATTTACAGTTCCATGGCTAAGCCTGCCTTCGTGTTTGATGGCCGTAATATTTTGGATGCAGATGCTCTTCGCAAGATTGGTTTCGAAGTGACGAGTATCGGTAAGGGTAAGGCGGAGTAA
- a CDS encoding CotH kinase family protein — translation MLDYKKICLNSLVIEFWVLMLTLVFVACSSESGETKSVQVVESEMSSSSEDSTVTEPPKFSYVGGPIIFTEVDPINTVYDDHEGGDAGWVELYNSSSEPVNLKGMALTNSLDKPEKWIFGDVVLQPDSFMLVYLSGKNLPDFVAPHDSISLIGTGCWSWTDAQNDPPGESYSEPLDGQKKLCFTENNGRMFGARMRLGENEKLGWSSISSFVGTRSSGENDVLDISATNEILLHAFITRDRKVSFRLGQTGLDDWKGYELVFTGTGDSSTVYRALLPTGKTFPDLSIIYGTRMSPESQEKQEVTVKAFSYIARNRGHEPHTSFKIKNEGGSLYLMKNALEIMDSVAYPKLPVEKTWSLGDGRWGFADATPYGVTVSDVVSERSPALDTLTDLPPSGFYQDEFVVSFPKESMVRCEFGGAVPTENSQLVLALKVDNSAVVRCASFIPGALPGEVLNRTYLFETTPSVPTVFITSDPDSLFDPDTGIYMEGPNAEHAEPHYGANYWEDKEVPVFVELLEVGQGAPAFAKNAGLKIFGNYSRQNEKKSVAITFREKYGDKRLNYPLFPDFPDLTKFKVFLLRNNGSNFNNDYIRDRLASSISEGLGVDYQRGRGAIVYYNGEYYGIHNIRERSTEYYFETHYGYDPDEIDLLKADNAASAGSAIGYTDLMSWMEDHDLSLDENYAYVSEQIDVDNLMNYMQTEIFANNRDWPANNLKKWRCENPATKWKWFIYDTDFGFGGSSTDQSNIFDFTTTEEGKSWPNGPESTFLLRTLLKNQTFKIAFINRMTTLLSMNFESSRILARIESMMGEIESEISRDQDRWNHKSSYMSSQFDKIKSFAKTRQAVIVTELQEFFGLGEVAEVSLSVEGHGTILVHGLSLDRNSMTVKFFAGTPVTLTAAPVSGGVWAGWADGVMDATRTILPEEITSLTATFR, via the coding sequence ATGTTAGACTATAAAAAAATTTGCCTAAATTCTTTGGTAATTGAATTCTGGGTGTTAATGCTGACCTTGGTGTTTGTAGCGTGTTCCAGCGAGAGTGGTGAAACCAAAAGTGTTCAGGTTGTTGAATCTGAAATGAGCTCGTCATCGGAAGATTCTACGGTTACGGAACCCCCGAAGTTTTCCTATGTGGGCGGCCCGATTATTTTTACAGAAGTGGATCCCATCAATACGGTCTATGATGATCATGAGGGTGGTGATGCCGGTTGGGTTGAACTGTATAATTCTTCCAGCGAACCGGTGAATCTAAAGGGAATGGCTTTGACCAATTCACTGGACAAGCCTGAAAAATGGATTTTTGGAGATGTGGTTCTACAGCCAGATTCCTTCATGCTGGTTTATCTATCCGGGAAAAATTTGCCTGATTTTGTTGCTCCTCATGATTCAATCAGCTTGATTGGAACGGGTTGCTGGAGTTGGACAGATGCCCAGAATGATCCCCCGGGAGAAAGCTATTCTGAACCGTTAGACGGACAGAAAAAATTGTGCTTTACGGAAAATAATGGACGGATGTTTGGCGCCCGGATGCGTCTAGGCGAAAATGAGAAACTGGGCTGGTCTTCCATTTCGTCCTTTGTGGGGACGAGGAGTAGCGGCGAAAATGATGTGCTGGACATTTCGGCTACCAATGAGATTTTGCTTCATGCCTTTATCACCAGGGATCGAAAGGTGTCCTTCCGTTTGGGTCAAACGGGACTTGATGACTGGAAAGGTTACGAATTGGTCTTTACGGGAACGGGGGATTCTTCTACGGTGTATCGCGCCTTGCTTCCTACGGGGAAGACGTTCCCTGACTTGTCCATCATTTATGGAACTAGGATGAGCCCGGAAAGTCAGGAAAAGCAGGAAGTGACCGTGAAGGCCTTCTCTTACATCGCGCGAAACAGAGGGCATGAACCTCATACGTCCTTCAAAATCAAGAACGAAGGTGGTTCGCTATACTTGATGAAAAATGCGTTGGAAATTATGGACTCTGTGGCGTACCCCAAACTGCCTGTTGAAAAGACCTGGTCTTTGGGTGATGGCCGCTGGGGCTTTGCCGATGCGACGCCTTATGGTGTGACAGTTTCCGATGTGGTTTCGGAAAGGTCGCCTGCTTTGGATACTTTGACTGATTTGCCTCCGTCAGGTTTTTACCAGGATGAGTTTGTAGTGTCGTTCCCGAAGGAAAGTATGGTGCGCTGTGAATTTGGTGGAGCCGTTCCTACGGAGAATAGCCAACTGGTTTTGGCGTTGAAGGTGGACAACTCCGCTGTAGTTCGCTGCGCCAGCTTTATTCCGGGCGCCCTCCCTGGAGAAGTCTTGAACCGAACTTACCTTTTTGAAACGACGCCCAGTGTTCCGACGGTCTTTATAACTAGCGATCCCGATTCCCTGTTTGACCCTGATACGGGAATCTACATGGAAGGTCCCAATGCCGAACATGCGGAACCTCACTACGGTGCCAACTATTGGGAAGACAAGGAAGTTCCTGTTTTTGTTGAACTACTTGAAGTGGGGCAGGGCGCTCCTGCTTTTGCCAAGAACGCCGGACTGAAAATTTTCGGAAACTACAGTCGTCAGAATGAAAAAAAATCCGTGGCAATTACATTCCGAGAAAAGTATGGCGACAAAAGATTGAACTATCCCTTGTTCCCTGATTTCCCGGATTTAACTAAGTTTAAAGTTTTCCTGTTAAGGAATAATGGTAGCAATTTTAACAACGACTATATTCGAGATCGTTTGGCCAGTTCTATTTCAGAAGGGCTTGGCGTTGACTATCAGAGAGGGCGTGGCGCAATCGTCTATTACAATGGCGAGTACTACGGTATTCACAACATCCGTGAACGCTCTACGGAATATTATTTCGAAACCCATTATGGATACGACCCCGATGAAATTGACTTGCTGAAGGCGGATAATGCCGCATCGGCTGGGTCCGCTATTGGCTACACCGATTTGATGTCCTGGATGGAAGATCATGATTTGTCTTTGGATGAAAATTATGCCTATGTTTCGGAACAGATTGATGTAGACAACTTGATGAATTACATGCAGACGGAAATTTTTGCAAATAATAGGGACTGGCCTGCCAACAATCTTAAGAAGTGGCGTTGTGAAAATCCCGCAACAAAATGGAAATGGTTCATTTACGATACTGACTTTGGTTTTGGTGGCAGTTCCACGGATCAAAGCAATATTTTTGACTTTACTACTACGGAGGAGGGCAAATCTTGGCCCAACGGACCGGAATCTACGTTCCTTTTAAGGACGCTCCTTAAAAATCAGACGTTTAAAATTGCGTTCATAAATCGTATGACAACTCTCCTTTCCATGAATTTTGAGTCCAGTAGGATTCTTGCTCGAATCGAGTCCATGATGGGTGAAATTGAGTCGGAAATTTCCAGGGATCAGGATCGTTGGAACCATAAATCCTCTTACATGAGTAGTCAATTTGATAAGATTAAGAGTTTTGCCAAAACCCGTCAGGCCGTAATCGTGACGGAACTGCAGGAATTCTTCGGTCTGGGCGAGGTGGCGGAGGTTTCCCTATCTGTGGAGGGGCATGGAACCATCCTTGTCCATGGGTTGTCCTTGGATCGTAACTCTATGACTGTCAAGTTCTTTGCCGGCACTCCCGTGACTCTTACCGCTGCTCCGGTGTCAGGTGGTGTGTGGGCTGGCTGGGCTGATGGTGTCATGGACGCTACCCGAACAATTCTCCCCGAGGAAATAACCTCCCTAACAGCCACTTTTAGGTAG